From Tripterygium wilfordii isolate XIE 37 chromosome 13, ASM1340144v1, whole genome shotgun sequence, the proteins below share one genomic window:
- the LOC120011927 gene encoding uncharacterized protein LOC120011927 isoform X2 produces the protein MEELSQLEGLQRALSFMQSQGIIISSNNESDRFLANLVLLLIKPCGELDTNDKCNLILEYMPKFSPSFLAEASLWLGGEDKDTVEFHHESNVGGSFLSKFDGKDCGPLEMDHEHMAMVGLDAMQRANSTLEDFCRSYFMFHGMDVNLPQSIFKYLPMFSFVESYIYQLDRLNEKTLHIPASGMIALERRVEEEVNERWAAKFMDAFNIGPFKALVCVLERHGLLTERIGKELRCGEEYWALERKLCSALMNKTEISVEDVIRAIHLKSFDYRVLNLLLYQLRGEKVNDLHMEFLSISEFLVEVSDDLFDYEDDVLENNFNILRMFARIYGPSEAPAILAKHITEAEEKYDCLLRSLDSQLSLSYQRRCEEATKEGGKTSGNPLGTWSIPTVIVDENSYRSNLLHSNTQRSLGLIQNLTDATDCRWKPLVRHVNCKSGARDSLFSSDS, from the exons ATGGAAGAACTGAGTCAGCTAGAAGGTCTACAGAGAGCACTCTCATTCATGCAATCTCAAGGCATAATAATATCTTCCAACAACGAATCTGATCGCTTCCTTGCCAATCTCGTCCTACTATTG ATTAAACCTTGCGGAGAGCTCGATACGAACGATAAGTGCAATTTGATTCTTGAATATATGCCAAAA TTTTCGCCTTCCTTTCTAGCGGAAGCCTCTCTCTGGCTCGGTGGAGAAGATAAAGACACAG TTGAATTCCATCATGAAAGTAATGTTGGAGGTAGTTTCCTGAGCAAATTTGATGGCAAAGATTGTGGTCCACTGGAGATGGATCATGAGCATATGGCTATGGTTGGGCTTGATGCAATGCAGCGAGCAAATTCTACTCTTGAGGATTTT TGCAGATCTTATTTTATGTTTCATGGGATGGACGTAAACTTGCCACAGtcaatatttaaatatttaccCATGTTTTCATTCGTGGAAAGTTACATTTATCAG CTTGATAGATTGAACGAAAAGACCTTGCACATACCAGCAAGTGGAATGATAGCTTTAGAAAGACGAGTGGAAGAG GAAGTAAATGAAAGATGGGCAGCAAAGTTTATGGATGCATTTAATATTGGTCCATTCAAAGCTCTTGTATGTGTACTTGAACGTCATGGACTTTTGACGGAGAG GATTGGAAAAGAATTAAGATGCGGAGAGGAATATTGGGCTCTAGAAAGAAAGCTCTGCTCTGCACTCATGAACAAAACAGAG ATTTCTGTCGAAGATGTGATTAGGGCGATTCATCTGAAATCGTTTGATTATCGAGTGCTGAATCTTCTTCTGTATCAATTGAGAGGGGAAAAG GTGAATGACTTGCATATGGAATTTCTATCAATCTCTGAATTTCTGGTGGAGGTATCTGATGATTT GTTTGACTATGAG GATGATGTCTTGGAGAATAATTTCAATATCTTGCGCATGTTTGCCAGAATCTATGGACCTTCAGAAGCCCCAGCTATACTG GCAAAGCACATTACTGAGGCTGAAGAGAAGTACGACTGTCTACTGAGAAGTTTGGATTCCCAACTCTCTCTAAGTTACCAAAGGAGATGTGAAGAAGCCACTAAAGAAG GTGGGAAGACATCAGGAAATCCTCTTGGAACATGGAGTATACCTACAGTAATTGTGGATGAGAATTCTTATCGTTCCAACTTATTACATTCAAATACTCAGCGTAGCCTTGGGTTGATACAGAATTTAACCGATGCAACTGATTGCCGTTGGAAGCCTTTAGTTCGCCACGTCAACT GTAAAAGTGGTGCTAGGGAC
- the LOC120012580 gene encoding uncharacterized protein LOC120012580 has translation MCKMFLSSLGTTAMKWFHQLPENSVSSWRELTRIFVARFIANSRDPATLDTLFALHMRRGESLRTYAVKYSDTYADIEDCDERIAVATFRLGLPRDYKLRESLTMAPPKNMAALQDRIKQYVKLEEDKQGDRQFASQEGTKKENKKFEKKNGKEKDSKNDPKPTSYEAVKTIFKDPIFRILPLIADTPYFRRPNKMSGDPSTRNQSKWCSYHRDKEKAAAEKKAKPQSKERGEPSHYVVNFIDAMIPDAQLGDATRRTEYRRVRHPQEVMRMDLNPRLGTKRPREATAITCTKEDATGVIFLHNDALVISL, from the exons ATGTGCAAAATGTTTCTGTCAAGTCTTGGGACAACAGCCATGAAATGGTTTCACCAACTTCCAGAGAATTCAGTTTCATCTTGGAGGGAATTGACTCGGATCTTCGTAGCAAGATTCATAGCAAATAGTCGAGATCCAGCAACATTGGATACACTATTTGCTTTACATATGAGGAGAGGAGAATCACTCCGGACTTACGCTGTCAAGTATTCAGATACCTATGCGGATATAGAAGATTGTGATGAAAGAATCGCAGTGGCTACTTTTCGCCTCGGGCTCCCTCGTGATTATAAATTGCGAGAAAGTTTGACGATGGCTCCACCCAAGAATATGGCCGCACTTCAAGACAGGATTAAGCAATACGTCAAACTGGAAGAAGACAAACAGGGGGATCGACAGTTTGCTTCTCAAGaaggaacaaaaaaggaaaataagaagTTTGAAAAGAAGAACGGGAAAGAAAAAGACTCGAAGAATGACCCAAAGCCCACTTCTTACGAGGCggtaaaaacaatatttaaggacccaatttTTCGAATTCTGCCTCTGATCGCAGACACACCGTATTTTCGGCGGCCAAATAAGATGTCAGGAGATCCGTCCACTCGAAACCAGTCCAAATGGTGTTCTTATCATAGAGACAAAG AAAAAGCTGCTGCCGAAAAGAAGGCAAAACCTCAGTCAAAGGAGCGGGGAGAACCTTCACACTACGTGGtaaattttattgatgcaatgATACCGGATGCACAACTTGGTGATGCGACAAGGCGAACGGAGTATAGGAGGGTCCGACACCCACAAGAGGTAATGCGAATGGATCTTAATCCCCGTTTGGGAACTAAGAGACCAAGGGAGGCAACTGCAATCACTTGTACCAAGGAAGATGCAACAGGAGTCATCTTTCTGCATAATGATGCTCTCGTGATCTCCCTGTAA
- the LOC120011988 gene encoding uncharacterized protein LOC120011988 — protein sequence MSLPSQHLFTNSPSFRVVLHCKTPITLFAPILSRHLTTTSHFQNLPLKQQNSFTYTLVSLKTRHSRLHVHESDTILEPNPNSRDFNLDSFLSIAEFLCLASSVIVSIGFALNCAFQGSKTTFLGAIGNGAFAWGVAALAGGVAIGAWIRTRQWRRVCKETVKGRGPQVNLLERIEKLEEHLRSSATIIRVLSRHLEKLGIRFRVTRKSIKEPIAQTAALAQKNSEATRTLAAQEDILEKELGEIQKVLLAMQDQQRKQLELILAIAKTSKLWDNRKEATREQDPIKSSKLKEDEKQMGFDNTHVSGASMGAANDRA from the exons ATGTCTCTGCCTTCTCAACACCTCTTCACAAACTCACCTTCTTTTCGCGTCGTGCTGCACTGTAAAACCCCAATTACTCTCTTTGCTCCAATTCTCTCCCGTCATCTCACTACCACTTCGCATTTTCAAAATTTACCCCTGAAGCAACAAAATTCTTTCACTTACACCCTCGTCTCACTCAAGACCCGCCACTCTCGTCTCCATGTGCATGAGTCCGACACCATCCTGGAACCAAATCCCAACTCCAGAGATTTCAATTTGGATTCTTTTCTCTCAATTGCCGAGTTTTTGTGCCTCGCGTCATCAGTGATTGTTTCAATCGGTTTTGCCCTGAATTGTGCATTCCAGGGATCAAAAACGACGTTTCTTGGGGCGATAGGAAATGGGGCTTTTGCTTGGGGAGTGGCGGCCTTGGCGGGTGGGGTGGCGATTGGGGCATGGATACGGACGCGGCAATGGCGGAGGGTTTGCAAGGAGACGGTTAAAGGAAGAGGACCGCAGGTGAATTTGTTGGAGAGGATTGAGAAGTTGGAAGAGCACCTGAGGAGCTCTGCAACAATTATTCGGGTTTTGTCTAGGCATCTTGAGAAACTAGGGATTCGATTTCGTGTCACTAGGAAGTCTATAAAGGAGCCGATAGCTCAG ACTGCAGCTTTGGCACAAAAGAACTCAGAGGCTACTCGAACATTAGCAGCGCAAGAAGACATACTGGAAAAGGAGCTTGGTGAAATTCAAAAAGTGTTGCTTGCAATGCAG GATCAGCAGCGTAAACAACTTGAATTGATTCTTGCAATTGCAAAGACTAGTAAGCTATGGGACAATAGGAAAGAAGCCACTCGGGAGCAGGATCCGATTAAGTCGTCTAAATTGAAGGAGGACGAGAAACAAATGGGTTTTGACAATACTCATGTCTCCGGTGCAAGCATGGGAGCTGCCAATGACAGAGCCTAG
- the LOC120011927 gene encoding uncharacterized protein LOC120011927 isoform X3, which produces MEELSQLEGLQRALSFMQSQGIIISSNNESDRFLANLVLLLIKPCGELDTNDKCNLILEYMPKFSPSFLAEASLWLGGEDKDTVEFHHESNVGGSFLSKFDGKDCGPLEMDHEHMAMVGLDAMQRANSTLEDFCRSYFMFHGMDVNLPQSIFKYLPMFSFVESYIYQLDRLNEKTLHIPASGMIALERRVEEEVNERWAAKFMDAFNIGPFKALVCVLERHGLLTERIGKELRCGEEYWALERKLCSALMNKTEISVEDVIRAIHLKSFDYRVLNLLLYQLRGEKVNDLHMEFLSISEFLVEVSDDLFDYEDDVLENNFNILRMFARIYGPSEAPAILAKHITEAEEKYDCLLRSLDSQLSLSYQRRCEEATKEGGKTSGNPLGTWSIPTVIVDENSYRSNLLHSNTQRSLGLIQNLTDATDCRWKPLVRHVNLSVLFWCCFD; this is translated from the exons ATGGAAGAACTGAGTCAGCTAGAAGGTCTACAGAGAGCACTCTCATTCATGCAATCTCAAGGCATAATAATATCTTCCAACAACGAATCTGATCGCTTCCTTGCCAATCTCGTCCTACTATTG ATTAAACCTTGCGGAGAGCTCGATACGAACGATAAGTGCAATTTGATTCTTGAATATATGCCAAAA TTTTCGCCTTCCTTTCTAGCGGAAGCCTCTCTCTGGCTCGGTGGAGAAGATAAAGACACAG TTGAATTCCATCATGAAAGTAATGTTGGAGGTAGTTTCCTGAGCAAATTTGATGGCAAAGATTGTGGTCCACTGGAGATGGATCATGAGCATATGGCTATGGTTGGGCTTGATGCAATGCAGCGAGCAAATTCTACTCTTGAGGATTTT TGCAGATCTTATTTTATGTTTCATGGGATGGACGTAAACTTGCCACAGtcaatatttaaatatttaccCATGTTTTCATTCGTGGAAAGTTACATTTATCAG CTTGATAGATTGAACGAAAAGACCTTGCACATACCAGCAAGTGGAATGATAGCTTTAGAAAGACGAGTGGAAGAG GAAGTAAATGAAAGATGGGCAGCAAAGTTTATGGATGCATTTAATATTGGTCCATTCAAAGCTCTTGTATGTGTACTTGAACGTCATGGACTTTTGACGGAGAG GATTGGAAAAGAATTAAGATGCGGAGAGGAATATTGGGCTCTAGAAAGAAAGCTCTGCTCTGCACTCATGAACAAAACAGAG ATTTCTGTCGAAGATGTGATTAGGGCGATTCATCTGAAATCGTTTGATTATCGAGTGCTGAATCTTCTTCTGTATCAATTGAGAGGGGAAAAG GTGAATGACTTGCATATGGAATTTCTATCAATCTCTGAATTTCTGGTGGAGGTATCTGATGATTT GTTTGACTATGAG GATGATGTCTTGGAGAATAATTTCAATATCTTGCGCATGTTTGCCAGAATCTATGGACCTTCAGAAGCCCCAGCTATACTG GCAAAGCACATTACTGAGGCTGAAGAGAAGTACGACTGTCTACTGAGAAGTTTGGATTCCCAACTCTCTCTAAGTTACCAAAGGAGATGTGAAGAAGCCACTAAAGAAG GTGGGAAGACATCAGGAAATCCTCTTGGAACATGGAGTATACCTACAGTAATTGTGGATGAGAATTCTTATCGTTCCAACTTATTACATTCAAATACTCAGCGTAGCCTTGGGTTGATACAGAATTTAACCGATGCAACTGATTGCCGTTGGAAGCCTTTAGTTCGCCACGTCAACT
- the LOC120012186 gene encoding ABC transporter G family member 1-like, which yields MQSSAMDLPRWTPSAQSSTTRGVDQQPELQSIASEEDDKSSITESIFPFSATDHNPLSSRIEMEPVKLTRPDCQTDNDESSSSLKINSSDGVVLTWKDLWVMVSDRKNGRKSILEGLTGYAEPGKMLAIMGPSGCGKSTLLDALAGRLSSNTQQNGEILINGHKETLAFGTSAYVTQDDTLMTTLTVREAVYYSAQLQLLDSMSRSEKKERAELTIREMGLQDSMDTRIGGWSTKGISGGQKRRVSICIEILTRPKLLFLDEPTSGLDSAASYHVMNRIYKLAYQDGRTVVASIHQPSSEVFQLFHNLCLLSGGKTVYFGPVSMAEQFFASNGFPCPKLRNPSDHYLRTINKDFDVDMEQGAIDRSTTEEAINILVQSYKSSKICHDVQERVSMICQQKGRVLDKGSHASFITQCLVLTRRSFVNMYRDLGYYWLRLAIYIALCLCVGTIFYDVGITFGSIQARGAMLMFVAAFLTFMAIGGFPSFVEDMKIFGRERLNGHYGVAAFVVGNTFSSIPYLLMISLLPGAIAYYLVGLQKSFEHFVFFCLILFVTMMLVESLMMIVASIVPDFLLGIITGAGIQGVMMLNGGFFRLPNDLPTPFWRYPMYYISFHKYANQGFYKNEFEGLTFPTNDEAGDSSSITGEEILRNTWQVEMGYSKWIDLGILFGMVVVYRLMFLGIIKAIEKFKPIVKA from the exons ATGCAGTCATCTGCAATGGATTTGCCTAGATGGACACCAAGCGCAcaatcatcaacaacaagaggagTTGATCAGCAGCCGGAGCTTCAAAGCATAGCTTCTGAGGAAGATGACAAGTCCTCTATCACAGAATCAATCTTCCCATTTTCTGCTACTGACCACAATCCTCTTTCTTCGAGGATAGAGATGGAACCTGTGAAGCTAACAAGGCCTGACTGCCAAACAGATAACGATGAGAGTTCTTCATCATTGAAGATAAATAGTAGTGATGGTGTGGTTTTGACATGGAAGGATCTGTGGGTTATGGTGTCGGATCGCAAGAATGGGCGCAAATCGATCTTGGAAGGGCTGACTGGGTATGCTGAACCAGGGAAGATGTTAGCAATCATGGGTCCTTCCGGTTGTGGCAAGTCAACGCTTTTAGATGCATTGGCTGGAAGACTAAGCTCCAACACACAGCAGAATGGAGAGATCCTTATTAATGGTCACAAAGAGACTCTTGCTTTCGGAACATCG GCCTATGTGACTCAAGATGATACTCTAATGACAACGTTAACAGTAAGGGAAGCTGTGTACTACTCAGCACAACTGCAACTGCTAGACTCAATGTCAAGATCAGAGAAGAAAGAGCGAGCCGAGCTGACAATAAGAGAGATGGGATTACAAGACTCCATGGACACAAGAATTGGAGGATGGAGCACAAAAGGAATTAGTGGTGGACAAAAGAGGAGGGTTAGCATTTGCATTGAAATCTTGACTCGTCCTAAGCTCTTGTTTCTTGATGAACCCACCAGTGGTCTAGACAGTGCAGCATCATACCATGTCATGAATAGAATATACAAGCTTGCTTATCAGGATGGAAGGACTGTTGTTGCTTCAATTCATCAACCCAGTAGTGAAGTCTTTCAGCTCTTCCACAATCTCTGCCTTCTCTCTGGTGGCAAGACAGTCTACTTCGGTCCTGTTTCAATGGCAGAACAA tTCTTTGCTTCCAATGGCTTCCCTTGCCCGAAATTGAGAAACCCATCAGATCACTACCTTAGAACAATCAACAAAGATTTTGATGTG GACATGGAACAAGGAGCCATAGACAGATCAACAACAGAGGAAGCTATTAACATTCTTGTTCAGTCATACAAGTCATCTAAGATTTGCCACGATGTTCAAGAGAGGGTATCTATGATCTGTCAACAG AAAGGAAGAGTTTTGGATAAAGGAAGCCATGCTAGCTTCATTACACAATGTCTTGTTCTTACCAGACGATCGTTTGTGAACATGTATCGCGACTTAGGTTATTACTGGCTTCGCCTGGCAATCTACATTGCCTTGTGCTTGTGTGTTGGGACTATCTTTTATGATGTTGGCATCACTTTCGGTTCGATTCAG GCTAGAGGTGCAATGCTCATGTTTGTTGCAGCATTCTTGACTTTCATGGCAATTGGTGGATTCCCTTCATTCGTAGAGGACATGAAG ATTTTTGGAAGGGAAAGACTAAATGGGCACTATGGTGTTGCTGCATTTGTGGTTGGAAATACATTTTCGTCCATTCCATACTTGCTTATGATCTCATTGCTTCCTGGCGCAATAGCATACTACCTAGTTGGTCTTCAGAAGAGTTTTGAACACTTTGTCTTCTTTTGTTTGATACTCTTTGTGACCATGATGCTGGTTGAGAGCCTAATGATGATAGTCGCGAGCATCGTCCCTGATTTTCTGTTGGGAATCATAACCGGAGCAGGAATTCAAGGCGTGATGATGCTGAATGGAGGGTTTTTCCGATTGCCAAACGATCTTCCGACGCCATTCTGGAGGTATCCGATGTACTACATTTCCTTCCATAAGTATGCAAACCAAGGATTCTACAAGAATGAGTTTGAAGGTTTGACATTCCCTACAAATGATGAAGCTGGAGATTCTTCAAGCATTACAGGTGAAGAAATATTGAGGAATACTTGGCAAGTTGAGATGGGGTACTCCAAATGGATTGATCTGGGTATTTTGTTTGGGATGGTGGTTGTGTATCGTCTTATGTTCTTGGGAATCATTAAAGCCATTGAGAAATTTAAGCCCATTGTCAAAGCTTAG
- the LOC120011927 gene encoding uncharacterized protein LOC120011927 isoform X1, with protein sequence MEELSQLEGLQRALSFMQSQGIIISSNNESDRFLANLVLLLIKPCGELDTNDKCNLILEYMPKFSPSFLAEASLWLGGEDKDTVEFHHESNVGGSFLSKFDGKDCGPLEMDHEHMAMVGLDAMQRANSTLEDFCRSYFMFHGMDVNLPQSIFKYLPMFSFVESYIYQLDRLNEKTLHIPASGMIALERRVEEEVNERWAAKFMDAFNIGPFKALVCVLERHGLLTERIGKELRCGEEYWALERKLCSALMNKTEISVEDVIRAIHLKSFDYRVLNLLLYQLRGEKVNDLHMEFLSISEFLVEVSDDLFDYEDDVLENNFNILRMFARIYGPSEAPAILAKHITEAEEKYDCLLRSLDSQLSLSYQRRCEEATKEGGKTSGNPLGTWSIPTVIVDENSYRSNLLHSNTQRSLGLIQNLTDATDCRWKPLVRHVNCESTNSSVSSEVKLNISTKYPKGNN encoded by the exons ATGGAAGAACTGAGTCAGCTAGAAGGTCTACAGAGAGCACTCTCATTCATGCAATCTCAAGGCATAATAATATCTTCCAACAACGAATCTGATCGCTTCCTTGCCAATCTCGTCCTACTATTG ATTAAACCTTGCGGAGAGCTCGATACGAACGATAAGTGCAATTTGATTCTTGAATATATGCCAAAA TTTTCGCCTTCCTTTCTAGCGGAAGCCTCTCTCTGGCTCGGTGGAGAAGATAAAGACACAG TTGAATTCCATCATGAAAGTAATGTTGGAGGTAGTTTCCTGAGCAAATTTGATGGCAAAGATTGTGGTCCACTGGAGATGGATCATGAGCATATGGCTATGGTTGGGCTTGATGCAATGCAGCGAGCAAATTCTACTCTTGAGGATTTT TGCAGATCTTATTTTATGTTTCATGGGATGGACGTAAACTTGCCACAGtcaatatttaaatatttaccCATGTTTTCATTCGTGGAAAGTTACATTTATCAG CTTGATAGATTGAACGAAAAGACCTTGCACATACCAGCAAGTGGAATGATAGCTTTAGAAAGACGAGTGGAAGAG GAAGTAAATGAAAGATGGGCAGCAAAGTTTATGGATGCATTTAATATTGGTCCATTCAAAGCTCTTGTATGTGTACTTGAACGTCATGGACTTTTGACGGAGAG GATTGGAAAAGAATTAAGATGCGGAGAGGAATATTGGGCTCTAGAAAGAAAGCTCTGCTCTGCACTCATGAACAAAACAGAG ATTTCTGTCGAAGATGTGATTAGGGCGATTCATCTGAAATCGTTTGATTATCGAGTGCTGAATCTTCTTCTGTATCAATTGAGAGGGGAAAAG GTGAATGACTTGCATATGGAATTTCTATCAATCTCTGAATTTCTGGTGGAGGTATCTGATGATTT GTTTGACTATGAG GATGATGTCTTGGAGAATAATTTCAATATCTTGCGCATGTTTGCCAGAATCTATGGACCTTCAGAAGCCCCAGCTATACTG GCAAAGCACATTACTGAGGCTGAAGAGAAGTACGACTGTCTACTGAGAAGTTTGGATTCCCAACTCTCTCTAAGTTACCAAAGGAGATGTGAAGAAGCCACTAAAGAAG GTGGGAAGACATCAGGAAATCCTCTTGGAACATGGAGTATACCTACAGTAATTGTGGATGAGAATTCTTATCGTTCCAACTTATTACATTCAAATACTCAGCGTAGCCTTGGGTTGATACAGAATTTAACCGATGCAACTGATTGCCGTTGGAAGCCTTTAGTTCGCCACGTCAACTGTGAGTCCACAAACTCTAGTGTTTCCAGTGAAGTGAAGTTAAATATTAGTACAAAGTATCCCAAAGGGAATAATTGA